Part of the Mycolicibacterium mengxianglii genome is shown below.
TCCTGTACTGGTACTGCTCGGACATCGTGACCGATCTCGCTGCCAGACGGGTCGGGGATCGTGCGCAACGCTTCCTTTATCAGTATCAGGTGTTGAGTTCGTTAAATCCAGAGTGGGCCAAACGTCAAGTGCGTGAAAATGCCGCAAAGTTCCGCGATCACCGTCCGAAAGACCTTGCACTGCTACCCGATATCGGAGAACCGCTGTAGTTGAGGATGTTTGGTTAAACCGCGGTGTGTTCGCTACTCATCCTCCCGGGCCTGGGCTCAGG
Proteins encoded:
- a CDS encoding immunity 63 family protein yields the protein MTADHPLNDKSEELQLEIDRISERLGVRSMPVGLRTNDGLNVYIADDGTYHHAFYERGKLNSEQIGALDDVLYWYCSDIVTDLAARRVGDRAQRFLYQYQVLSSLNPEWAKRQVRENAAKFRDHRPKDLALLPDIGEPL